Proteins encoded by one window of Gambusia affinis linkage group LG17, SWU_Gaff_1.0, whole genome shotgun sequence:
- the marveld2a gene encoding MARVEL domain-containing protein 2, translating to MSYGGGHHGRTERVRQSPLYDQVPHESLPPAESYDLQPLKEQRSPRLAKSADPLPPPPLPDQPPVGPEFNPSDGEEDTDPEPDPAIDIKPVHRFIPDSWKNFFRGSIRSSKKAWSMPESSSNNNNCTTEGVRCSPPQSPSLPRSYRDPYGGSGSSYNSGKELLNGQDAHGSVSGHTQHTALTYSERVEEYHQRYGYMKSWAGLLRILGCVELLLGAAVFACVCAYIHKDNEWYNMFGYSSPGGGYGGGYGGGYGGIYGGSYYTGPKTPFVLVVAGLAWLVTVILLVLGMTMYYRTILLDSNWWPLTEFVLNLALAVLYMAAAIVYVTDTNRGGLCFNPAFNNPINGAFCRVEAGQTAAIIFLFLTMVVYLIGAIVCLKLWRHEAARRYQEQHGQQMVPSEMHVVQSLAVPDSAPAPRFPEQVQGSSVVPIQAAPKPFPPKVIQGAIPSGHIPKPVVVPDYLAKYPAIRSDEERDQYRAVFNDQYAEYKELHTDVQATLKRFDEMDAMMRSLPQNPSTQMEVERINKILQEYQKKKNDPTFLEKKERCEYLKLKLSHIKQRIQEYNKVMGWNDGYS from the exons ATGTCCTATGGAGGAGGTCACCACGGACGCACTGAGCGTGTCCGCCAGTCGCCGCTTTATGACCAGGTTCCCCATGAGTCCTTACCCCCGGCCGAGTCGTACGACCTGCAGCCCCTGAAGGAGCAGAGGTCCCCCCGTCTGGCCAAGAGCGCCGaccctctccctcctcctcctctgccggACCAGCCCCCTGTCGGCCCCGAGTTCAACCCCAGCGACGGCGAGGAGGACACCGACCCGGAGCCAGACCCCGCCATCGACATCAAGCCAGTCCACCGGTTCATCCCCGACTCCTGGAAGAACTTCTTCCGAGGGAGCATCCGCAGCAGCAAGAAGGCGTGGTCCATGCCCGAGTCCtccagcaacaacaacaactgcaCCACCGAGGGGGTGCGTTGCTCCCCGCCGCAATCCCCCTCCCTCCCCAGGTCCTACCGGGACCCGTATGGCGGCTCCGGGAGCAGCTACAACTCCGGCAAGGAGCTTTTAAACGGACAGGACGCCCATGGGTCGGTGTCGGGCCACACGCAGCACACAGCTCTGACCTACAGCGAGCGGGTGGAGGAGTACCACCAGCGTTATGGCTACATGAAGTCGTGGGCGGGGCTGCTGAGGATCCTGGGCTgcgtggagctgctgctgggggCCGCTGTGTTCGCCTGCGTCTGCGCTTACATCCACAAAGACAATGAGTGGTACAACATGTTCGGCTACAGTTCTCCTGGAGGAGGATACGGCGGAGGATACGGCGGAGGATACGGAGGAATATATGGAGGATCGTACTACACCGGGCCCAAGACTCCGTTTGTGCTGGTGGTGGCGGGACTGGCCTGGCTGGTGACTGTGATCCTGCTGGTTCTGGGAATGACCATGTACTATCGCACCATCCTGCTGGACTCCAACTGGTGGCCCCTGACCGAGTTTGTGTTAAACCTGGCTCTGGCCGTCCTATACATGGCAGCAG CCATTGTCTACGTCACAGACACCAATCGTGGAGGTCTCTGCTTCAACCCGGCCTTCAATAACCCAATAAACGGGGCTTTCTGCAGAGTAGAAGCCGGTCAGACCGCCgccatcatcttcctcttcctcaccatGGTCGTGTATCTGATCGGGGCCATCGTTTGTCTCAAGCTGTGGAGGCACGAGGCCGCCCGCCGGTACCAGGAGCAGCACGGCCAGCAG ATGGTGCCTTCTGAGATGCATGTTGTGCAGTCACTT GCGGTTCCAGATTCTGCTCCGGCCCCCAGATTCCCAGAGCAGGTCCAAGGCTCCTCTGTCGTTCCCATCCAAGCTGCACCCAAACCATTTCCTCCAAAGGTCATTCAGGGAGCCATACCGTCAGGTCATATCCCCAAGCCGGTCGTTGTGCCTGATTATCTTGC GAAGTACCCAGCGATCCGGTCTGATGAAGAGCGGGACCAGTACCGAGCCGTGTTCAACGACCAGTACGCAGAGTACAAGGAGCTCCACACCGACGTGCAGGCCACGCTGAAGAGGTTTGATGAGATGGACGCCATGATGCGCAGTCTGCCTCAGAACCCCAGCACCCAAATG GAGGTGGAGCGCATCAACAAGATTCTGCAGGAGtatcagaagaagaaaaat GACCCGACTTTCCTGGAAAAGAAGGAGCGTTGCGAGTATCTGAAGCTCAAACTGTCGCACATCAAACAGAGGATACAGGAATACAACAAAGTCATGGGGTGGAACGACGGATACAGCTAA